In Candidatus Woesearchaeota archaeon, the following are encoded in one genomic region:
- a CDS encoding replication factor C small subunit: MDFAVWTEKYRPRTFSEIKGQEDVVGRVSSFVKAKNMPHLLFAGPAGVGKTTLSLVIARELFGEAWTENFLELNASDERGIDVIRVKVKDFARTRPFGDAPFKIVYLDECDALTKEAQQALRRTMENFTQTCRFILSCNYSSKIIDPIQSRCTLFKFKPLSEQDLYEIVDRIAKEESLTIDENAKKALFDACRGDVRKAENILQACAAMSKKVSESSIFLLASLARPKELQNVLSLAVKGEFKRARDELFSTMLTYGLSGLDVIKQLQQQVWNMDFPDALKLAITERCGEAEFHLVEGADEFVQLEALLAFVVREGARQTS, translated from the coding sequence ATGGATTTTGCGGTGTGGACGGAGAAATACAGGCCAAGGACGTTTTCTGAAATCAAAGGCCAGGAAGATGTTGTTGGCAGGGTTTCCTCGTTTGTCAAGGCGAAGAACATGCCTCACTTGCTCTTTGCAGGCCCTGCGGGGGTTGGGAAGACGACACTCTCGCTTGTTATTGCACGGGAGCTCTTCGGCGAGGCGTGGACGGAGAACTTCTTAGAATTGAACGCGTCGGACGAGCGGGGCATCGATGTTATTCGCGTTAAAGTAAAAGATTTTGCCAGGACGCGCCCTTTTGGTGATGCTCCCTTTAAAATTGTGTATCTTGACGAGTGTGATGCGCTCACGAAGGAGGCGCAGCAAGCGTTGAGGCGGACGATGGAAAACTTTACGCAAACGTGCAGGTTCATCTTGAGTTGTAATTACTCAAGCAAAATCATTGATCCCATACAGTCTCGCTGTACGCTGTTCAAGTTTAAGCCCTTGAGCGAGCAGGATTTGTACGAGATCGTGGATCGTATTGCAAAGGAGGAATCGCTCACTATTGATGAGAATGCGAAGAAGGCGCTTTTCGATGCGTGCAGAGGGGATGTGAGGAAGGCTGAAAATATTTTGCAGGCGTGCGCCGCGATGAGCAAGAAGGTTTCTGAGTCTTCAATTTTTCTCTTGGCAAGCTTGGCGCGCCCAAAGGAGCTTCAAAACGTGTTGAGCTTGGCGGTCAAGGGCGAGTTTAAGCGAGCCAGGGATGAGTTGTTTTCAACCATGCTTACCTATGGCTTGTCGGGGCTTGATGTCATTAAGCAGCTTCAACAGCAGGTTTGGAATATGGACTTCCCTGATGCGTTAAAGCTTGCTATAACGGAGCGGTGCGGCGAGGCTGAGTTCCACCTTGTTGAAGGCGCTGACGAGTTCGTCCAGCTCGAAGCGCTCTTGGCGTTTGTGGTTCGCGAGGGCGCTCGGCAAACGTCGTAA